Proteins encoded in a region of the Brevundimonas vesicularis genome:
- the aroQ gene encoding type II 3-dehydroquinate dehydratase has protein sequence MAETPVIHVLNGPNLNLLGVREPDIYGRDTLADIEQRCVRAAGEAQIVFRQTNHEGVLIDWIHEAREGAHALIINPAAYGHTSVALHDALQTLSIPVIELHLSNPAAREAFRHHSYVSSAATGVIAGFGAAGYELAVQAALTQVRERG, from the coding sequence ATGGCCGAAACGCCCGTCATTCATGTGCTGAACGGCCCCAATCTGAACCTGCTCGGGGTTCGGGAGCCGGACATCTACGGCCGCGACACCCTGGCGGACATCGAGCAGCGCTGCGTCCGGGCGGCCGGCGAGGCGCAGATCGTGTTTCGTCAAACCAACCATGAAGGGGTGCTGATCGACTGGATCCACGAGGCGCGCGAGGGCGCCCACGCCCTGATCATCAATCCTGCGGCCTATGGGCATACGTCGGTGGCGCTGCACGATGCGCTGCAGACGCTGTCGATCCCGGTGATCGAGCTGCATCTGTCCAATCCGGCGGCACGCGAGGCGTTTCGCCATCACTCCTATGTGTCCTCCGCGGCGACCGGCGTCATCGCCGGCTTCGGCGCGGCGGGCTATGAACTGGCCGTCCAGGCGGCCCTCACCCAGGTTCGGGAACGCGGCTGA
- a CDS encoding NADH:ubiquinone oxidoreductase subunit NDUFA12 codes for MLSKIFGWWEGATIGTRFTIAKRGRFVGQDENGNRYYESRDNVSYDGRKRRWVIYDGYAEASKVTPDWHGWLHYTFDLPPTEQPLPRRAWEKEHLPNMTGTPLAWRPPGSLAGDAKRPAATGDYQAWTPE; via the coding sequence GTGTTGAGCAAGATTTTCGGCTGGTGGGAGGGCGCCACGATCGGCACCCGGTTCACCATCGCCAAACGCGGTCGCTTCGTCGGCCAGGACGAGAACGGCAATCGCTATTACGAGAGCCGCGACAACGTCAGCTACGACGGCCGCAAGCGTCGCTGGGTCATCTATGACGGCTATGCCGAGGCGTCCAAGGTGACGCCCGATTGGCACGGCTGGCTGCACTACACCTTCGACCTGCCGCCGACCGAGCAGCCGCTGCCGCGTCGCGCCTGGGAGAAAGAACATCTGCCCAATATGACCGGCACGCCTCTGGCCTGGCGTCCGCCCGGCTCGCTGGCGGGCGACGCCAAGCGCCCGGCCGCGACCGGCGATTATCAGGCGTGGACGCCCGAGTGA
- the lepB gene encoding signal peptidase I, with protein MTQTPQKAPPRPSLLRDVREIALTLIFAIILALAIRIVLFQPFTIPSSSMEPGLVTGDYIVVSKYPYGWSTASLPFNPAMSPGRLFGREPRRGDVVVFRLPRDPSEAWIKRVVGLPGDTVQVRGGVVLVNGDPVRQTRLDVVADHDAPQRPVQQVRETLADGRSYVTYDGGSGLPGDDTPARRVPAGHYLMMGDNRDNSLDSRWPPEIGVGLLPAENIIGRAEMVLASWKPGANLFKPWTWLNLQWDRFLVRIR; from the coding sequence ATGACCCAGACCCCGCAAAAAGCTCCGCCCCGCCCGTCCCTTCTTCGCGACGTGCGAGAGATCGCCCTGACGCTGATCTTCGCCATCATCCTGGCGCTCGCGATCCGCATCGTGCTGTTTCAACCCTTCACCATCCCCTCGTCGTCGATGGAGCCGGGGCTGGTGACCGGCGACTATATCGTCGTGTCGAAATATCCCTATGGCTGGAGCACGGCGTCTCTGCCGTTCAATCCGGCGATGTCGCCGGGACGGCTGTTCGGGCGCGAGCCGAGACGCGGCGACGTGGTCGTGTTCCGCCTGCCGCGCGACCCCAGCGAGGCCTGGATCAAGCGCGTCGTCGGCCTTCCGGGCGACACGGTTCAGGTGCGGGGCGGCGTAGTGCTCGTCAATGGCGACCCGGTGCGCCAGACCCGGCTGGATGTCGTCGCCGATCACGATGCGCCGCAGCGACCGGTCCAGCAGGTGCGCGAGACCTTAGCCGACGGACGATCCTACGTCACCTACGACGGCGGATCGGGCCTGCCGGGCGATGACACGCCTGCGCGCCGGGTGCCGGCGGGTCACTATTTGATGATGGGCGACAATCGCGACAACTCGCTGGACAGCCGCTGGCCGCCCGAGATCGGCGTCGGCCTGCTGCCGGCCGAAAACATCATCGGCCGGGCCGAGATGGTGCTGGCCTCATGGAAACCGGGCGCCAACCTGTTCAAACCGTGGACGTGGCTGAACCTTCAGTGGGACCGGTTCCTGGTCCGCATCCGCTAA
- the aat gene encoding leucyl/phenylalanyl-tRNA--protein transferase, translated as MGGPSEGRRLTDPDFSASGPFGGFGPEDLLACYARGVFPMAEARDDPRVFIIEPEQRGVIPLDAFHIPSRLRRTVRSEPFEVRVDTAFEAVLDGCAAAQGPDREDTWINGPIRRLYAALFAMGFVHSIECWRDERLVGGLYGVSLGGAFFGESMFSRERDASKVALVHLVARLRKGGWTLLDAQFLTDHLSQFGAVETPQATYLERLQPALSVRPDQGAMCAPLTGAEAVALAIT; from the coding sequence ATGGGCGGCCCGTCAGAAGGGCGACGCCTGACCGACCCCGATTTCAGCGCCAGCGGGCCTTTCGGCGGTTTCGGCCCCGAGGACCTGCTGGCCTGTTACGCCCGGGGCGTGTTTCCGATGGCCGAGGCGCGCGATGATCCGCGCGTCTTCATTATCGAGCCGGAACAGCGCGGCGTCATTCCGCTGGACGCCTTCCACATCCCCAGCCGCCTGCGCCGCACCGTGCGGAGCGAGCCGTTCGAGGTGCGGGTCGATACCGCCTTCGAAGCGGTGCTAGATGGATGCGCGGCGGCGCAAGGGCCGGATCGCGAAGACACCTGGATCAACGGCCCGATCCGACGGCTGTACGCCGCCCTGTTCGCCATGGGCTTCGTCCATTCCATCGAGTGCTGGCGTGATGAACGGCTGGTCGGCGGGCTTTACGGCGTGTCGCTGGGCGGGGCCTTCTTTGGCGAGAGCATGTTCAGTCGCGAACGGGATGCGTCCAAGGTCGCTCTGGTCCATCTGGTCGCACGGTTGCGGAAGGGCGGCTGGACCTTGCTGGACGCCCAGTTTCTGACCGACCATCTGAGCCAGTTCGGTGCGGTTGAAACGCCTCAAGCGACCTATCTGGAGCGGCTTCAGCCCGCGCTGTCGGTCAGGCCGGACCAAGGGGCGATGTGCGCGCCGCTGACCGGCGCAGAAGCAGTCGCCTTAGCCATCACCTAG
- the accB gene encoding acetyl-CoA carboxylase biotin carboxyl carrier protein: MADDKKHAEIDAALVRQLAEILNETDLTEVEVERGELRIRVAREVTVNAAPVQYAAAPVQYAAAPAPVAAAPAAAAAPAAMPSDPATIVARAGEEVKSPMVGTAYLQASPEAPAFVQPGDKVKKGQTLLIVEAMKTMNPIQAPRDGVVAEILVGDAQPVEFGEPLVLLEA, from the coding sequence ATGGCCGATGACAAGAAACACGCCGAAATCGACGCCGCCCTGGTTCGCCAGCTGGCCGAGATCCTGAACGAGACCGATCTGACGGAAGTCGAGGTCGAGCGCGGCGAACTGCGCATCCGCGTGGCGCGCGAAGTCACCGTCAACGCCGCCCCGGTTCAGTACGCCGCCGCCCCGGTTCAGTACGCCGCCGCCCCCGCTCCGGTCGCCGCTGCGCCCGCCGCCGCTGCTGCGCCGGCCGCCATGCCGTCGGACCCCGCCACCATCGTCGCCCGCGCCGGCGAAGAGGTGAAGTCGCCGATGGTCGGCACCGCCTATCTGCAGGCGTCGCCGGAGGCCCCGGCCTTCGTCCAGCCCGGCGACAAGGTCAAGAAGGGCCAGACCCTGCTGATCGTCGAAGCCATGAAGACGATGAACCCGATCCAGGCCCCGCGCGACGGCGTTGTGGCCGAAATCCTGGTCGGCGACGCCCAGCCGGTCGAGTTCGGCGAACCCCTCGTCCTGCTGGAAGCCTAA
- a CDS encoding HisA/HisF-related TIM barrel protein: protein MTDTANETWSVAGRTFNSRLIVGTGKYADYAQNAAAAEAAGAEIVTVAVRRVNLSDPTQPMLVDYVRPDRFTFLPNTAGCFTGEDAVRTLRLAREAGGWSLVKLEVLSNTAHLYPDMIETLRALDLLIKDGFDVMVYCTDDVVMAKRLEDAGAAAIMPAAAPIGSGLGIQNEVNVRLIVEQAKVPVLVDAGVGTASDATRAMELGCDAVLMNTAIAGAKDPIRMARAMNHAVIAGRDAYLAGRMAKRMYADPSSPLAGLI, encoded by the coding sequence ATGACCGATACAGCCAACGAAACCTGGTCCGTCGCCGGCCGCACCTTCAACTCGCGTCTGATCGTGGGCACTGGCAAGTACGCCGACTACGCCCAGAACGCCGCCGCTGCCGAGGCGGCCGGGGCCGAGATCGTGACCGTGGCCGTGCGCCGCGTGAACCTGTCCGACCCGACCCAGCCGATGCTGGTCGACTATGTGAGGCCCGACCGCTTCACCTTCCTGCCGAACACCGCCGGCTGTTTCACGGGCGAGGATGCGGTGCGGACCCTGCGGCTGGCGCGCGAAGCCGGCGGGTGGAGCCTGGTCAAGCTGGAGGTGCTGTCCAACACCGCCCACCTTTATCCCGACATGATCGAGACGCTGCGGGCGCTGGATCTGCTGATCAAGGACGGCTTCGACGTCATGGTCTATTGCACCGACGACGTCGTGATGGCCAAGCGCCTGGAAGACGCCGGCGCCGCCGCCATCATGCCCGCCGCCGCCCCGATCGGCTCGGGCCTGGGCATCCAGAATGAGGTCAACGTCCGCCTCATCGTCGAACAGGCCAAGGTGCCGGTTCTGGTCGACGCGGGCGTCGGCACGGCCTCGGACGCGACCCGCGCGATGGAGCTGGGCTGCGACGCCGTCCTGATGAACACCGCCATCGCCGGGGCCAAGGACCCCATCCGCATGGCCCGCGCCATGAACCACGCCGTCATCGCCGGCCGCGACGCCTATCTGGCTGGGCGGATGGCCAAGCGGATGTATGCCGACCCGTCGTCGCCGCTGGCGGGACTGATCTGA
- the accC gene encoding acetyl-CoA carboxylase biotin carboxylase subunit — MFTKVLIANRGEIALRIHRACKEMGISTVAVHSEADRGAMWVRLADESVCIGPASAAKSYLNIPSIIAAAEITGAQAIHPGYGFLSENARFAEIVEAHGMTFIGPKPEHIRVMGDKISAKQTVKDAGIPVVPGSDGEVETVEAAIEASKSIGFPLIVKAAAGGGGRGMKVALTPDDLVEAVQTAQSEAKAAFGNGAVYMERYLQKPRHIEIQVIADSHGNVVHLGERDCSLQRRHQKVLEEAPSPALSAEGRKQIGETVNKAIAAIGYLGVGTIEFLWEDGEFFFIEMNTRLQVEHPVTEMITGVDLVREQVRIAAGLPLSFTQDDIEFKGHAIEVRINAENPETFTPSPGKITDFHAPGGLGVRLDSAIYAGYSIPPYYDSLIGKLIVHGRDREEAIARLKRSLNEVVIGGVDTTIPLFQKLLAEPDILSGDYDIHWLEKWAARQKGDA, encoded by the coding sequence GTGTTCACCAAGGTCCTGATCGCCAACCGCGGCGAGATCGCGCTGCGCATTCACCGGGCGTGCAAGGAGATGGGCATCTCCACCGTCGCCGTGCACTCGGAAGCCGACCGCGGCGCCATGTGGGTGCGGCTGGCCGACGAGAGCGTCTGCATCGGCCCCGCCTCGGCCGCAAAGTCGTATCTGAACATCCCCTCGATCATCGCGGCGGCCGAGATCACCGGCGCCCAGGCGATCCACCCTGGCTATGGCTTCCTGTCCGAAAACGCCCGCTTCGCCGAGATCGTCGAGGCCCATGGCATGACCTTCATCGGCCCCAAGCCCGAGCATATCCGGGTGATGGGCGACAAGATCAGCGCCAAACAGACGGTCAAGGACGCCGGCATCCCCGTCGTCCCCGGCTCGGATGGCGAAGTCGAGACCGTCGAGGCCGCGATTGAGGCGTCCAAATCCATCGGCTTCCCTCTGATCGTCAAGGCGGCGGCGGGCGGCGGCGGACGCGGCATGAAGGTCGCCTTGACGCCTGACGATCTGGTCGAGGCTGTCCAGACCGCCCAGTCCGAGGCCAAGGCCGCCTTCGGAAACGGCGCCGTCTATATGGAGCGCTACCTCCAGAAGCCGCGCCACATCGAGATCCAGGTCATCGCCGACAGCCACGGCAATGTCGTCCACCTGGGCGAACGCGACTGCTCGCTGCAACGCCGTCACCAGAAGGTGCTGGAAGAGGCCCCCTCGCCCGCCCTGTCGGCCGAGGGTCGCAAGCAGATCGGCGAGACGGTCAACAAGGCCATCGCCGCCATCGGCTATCTGGGCGTCGGCACCATCGAGTTCCTGTGGGAGGACGGCGAGTTCTTCTTCATCGAGATGAACACCCGCCTGCAGGTCGAGCATCCGGTTACGGAAATGATCACCGGCGTCGATCTGGTACGGGAACAGGTGCGCATCGCCGCCGGTCTGCCGCTGTCGTTCACCCAGGACGACATCGAGTTCAAAGGCCACGCCATCGAGGTGCGGATCAACGCCGAGAACCCGGAGACCTTCACCCCGTCGCCGGGCAAGATCACCGACTTCCATGCACCGGGCGGCCTGGGCGTGCGCCTGGATAGCGCCATCTACGCCGGCTATTCGATCCCGCCCTATTACGACAGCTTGATCGGCAAGCTGATCGTGCACGGTCGCGACCGCGAAGAGGCCATCGCCCGTCTGAAGCGTTCGCTGAACGAGGTCGTCATCGGCGGCGTCGACACGACCATCCCCCTGTTTCAGAAGCTGCTGGCCGAGCCTGACATCCTGTCGGGCGACTACGACATCCACTGGCTGGAGAAATGGGCGGCCCGTCAGAAGGGCGACGCCTGA
- a CDS encoding EF-hand domain-containing protein, producing MDRNKPPKKTETVEIRLPHATKTAFMARCRDEGRTASDAIRRFIDAELNAASSARPQPRLGWRPLLAAAVAGLALGAVAAPSLAQSSPTRADFDRLDRNHDGVVSFDEYRAR from the coding sequence ATGGATCGCAACAAGCCGCCCAAGAAGACCGAAACGGTCGAAATCCGACTGCCCCACGCGACCAAGACCGCCTTCATGGCCCGGTGCCGTGACGAGGGCAGGACAGCCAGCGACGCCATTCGCCGCTTCATCGACGCCGAGTTGAATGCGGCCTCGTCCGCACGCCCTCAACCCCGCCTGGGCTGGCGGCCCCTGCTGGCCGCCGCCGTCGCGGGCCTGGCGCTGGGCGCCGTCGCCGCGCCCTCCCTGGCCCAATCGTCGCCCACCCGCGCCGATTTCGACCGGCTGGACCGCAATCACGACGGCGTCGTCAGCTTCGACGAATACCGCGCGCGTTAG
- a CDS encoding DUF2155 domain-containing protein, giving the protein MKIRRILLGAASVAAVLSAGAVTASVLQDAPRDARPVQDPIGDILRTTPAQPAVPTETPPAGAPAPRSPVAVAPPPDVVIAEDAAVEEKAEEEVAAEKPVATKALDQPATPARRQRRKFAIIQAIDKVTAETMKFEVEVGGRPVRFNQNLIFAARACEVTTPDELTEDAIAYMDVSLQPRGRQEGRQIFRGWMFASSPAVSGVQNPYYDAWVVGCKN; this is encoded by the coding sequence GTGAAAATCCGCCGCATCCTGTTGGGCGCGGCGTCCGTCGCGGCTGTGCTGAGCGCCGGCGCAGTGACCGCCAGCGTGCTTCAGGACGCGCCGCGCGATGCGCGTCCGGTCCAGGATCCGATCGGCGACATTCTGCGCACCACCCCGGCCCAACCCGCGGTCCCGACCGAGACGCCGCCCGCGGGCGCACCGGCTCCGCGCTCTCCGGTCGCCGTGGCCCCGCCGCCCGACGTCGTCATCGCCGAGGACGCCGCCGTCGAGGAAAAGGCCGAGGAGGAGGTCGCGGCTGAGAAGCCCGTCGCCACCAAGGCCCTCGACCAGCCCGCCACGCCCGCGCGTCGCCAGCGTCGCAAGTTCGCGATCATTCAGGCCATCGACAAGGTCACCGCCGAGACGATGAAGTTCGAGGTGGAGGTCGGCGGTCGCCCCGTGCGCTTCAACCAGAATCTGATCTTCGCGGCCCGCGCCTGCGAGGTCACGACACCGGACGAACTGACCGAAGACGCCATCGCCTATATGGACGTCTCGCTTCAGCCGCGCGGCCGGCAGGAAGGCCGCCAGATCTTCCGCGGCTGGATGTTCGCCTCGTCGCCTGCCGTCAGCGGGGTCCAGAACCCTTATTACGACGCCTGGGTCGTCGGCTGTAAGAACTGA
- the thiS gene encoding sulfur carrier protein ThiS produces MRVHQIHLNGEPRQVQAATILALVEELSLDPRKVAVERNLEIVPKSLHAATPVAAGDRIELVQFVGGG; encoded by the coding sequence ATGCGCGTGCACCAGATCCATCTCAATGGCGAGCCACGTCAGGTCCAGGCCGCCACCATCCTGGCCCTGGTCGAGGAACTGTCGCTGGACCCGCGCAAGGTCGCCGTCGAACGCAATCTCGAGATCGTGCCCAAGTCCCTTCATGCCGCTACGCCCGTGGCCGCAGGCGACCGTATCGAACTGGTCCAGTTCGTCGGCGGCGGGTGA